In one Culex quinquefasciatus strain JHB chromosome 2, VPISU_Cqui_1.0_pri_paternal, whole genome shotgun sequence genomic region, the following are encoded:
- the LOC6045698 gene encoding protein yippee-like CG15309 isoform X1 produces the protein MHISLLSLLFEEAATEGHANGQSSSQSSHSTGSGNMVKTFQAYLPPTNRTYSCVHCRAHLASHDELISKSFQGSQGRAYLFNSVVNVACGQAEERVLLTGLHAVADIYCECCKTPLGWKYEHAFESSQKYKEGKYIIELAHMIKENGWD, from the exons ATGCACATATCCCTACTTAGTTTGCTGTTCGAA GAAGCGGCCACCGAAGGGCACGCAAACGGGCAATCGTCGTCGCAGTCGTCGCACTCGACAGGAAGTGGCAATATGGTGAAAACGTTCCAAGCCTACCTGCCGCCAACGAACCGAACGTATTCCTGTGTCCACTGCCGGGCCCATCTAGCTAGTCACGATGAGCTAATATCGAAATCGTTCCAGGGAAGCCAGGGCCGGGCGTATCTCTTCAACTCGGT GGTCAACGTCGCTTGTGGCCAGGCCGAAGAACGCGTCCTGCTGACTGGTCTCCACGCGGTAGCCGACATCTACTGCGAATGCTGTAAAACGCCCTTAGGGTGGAAATAT gAGCACGCCTTCGAGTCCAGCCAAAAGTACAAGGAGGGCAAGTACATCATAGAGCTCGCCCACATGATCAAGGAAAACGGCTGGGATTGA
- the LOC6045704 gene encoding WD repeat-containing protein 35 → MFIYLSKKIAIPNNTRLNCIAWNKEQGYVAVGGEDGLLKVLKLEQATASTAQSGKALQPSNLSMNQTLEGHKSSIHVVTWNESQQKLTSSDRDGVIMVWMMYKGSWYEEMTNDRKKSTVRGMAWTSDGQKICIVYEDGTVIVGSVDGNRIWGKELKNVSLTGVQWSPDGRLLLFSIKTGELHLYDNQGIFVMKLNIQCVYLTPSKSITVVGLCWYHDAVSPNRPVLAVCYENGKMQIMRSENDDSPVIVDTNIQAISCMWNHDGSIIAVCGMKTNLNDKEVNQVQFYTPYGIHIRTLKIPGKEITCLSWEGKSLRIALSVDSFIYFANIRPDYTWCYFNKTVCYLEATKAEDTSLITFWDTNSNQCYSKQVDPIIGIAATVDHCVLAVETKISAKEFSFMSDSKSKDFMYQLLVCNSISTTVDSKYVDLRPNFIAMNSTHVVVASKDQFLLWHYHTPKGASTLHGNVKAKKDKKYHIDDTPALDVLNDLDSNATYDIPSKTDASQDPICCIAVSESLLLIGRESGLIHEYTLPHLVLRNRHYLQIKCYKMAINCNSSKAALIDCNGLLTTLSLREGESDEQAALEGRIERKDVWAICWAKDNPQLLAIMEKTRMYILRGADPEEPITCSGYICNFEDLEITGVLLDEIIKGGATPNVKEHILQLRVKSLRDTEDLLVHVGITEAKQFIEDNSHPRLWRLLAEASVKKLDLDTAESAFVRCSNYPGIQLIKRLKNIQVEALQKAEICAFFGEFDEAEKLYIDVDRRDLAISLRQSLCDWFRTVQLYKMGPGISDQQMEHAWREIGNHFMNMRAWESAKEYYDKAHHVEGLMDTLYHLEQYDELVGCMHKLPEKSPNLAKLGQMLATVGMCEQSVAAYLKLGDVKSAVSTCIGLRQWGLAVELAQKYKMPQISALLSKHAAHLLQEGKLPEAIELQKKAGRFLDSARLLVKMAESETEKKSDFVRIKQLYVLSGLLAEEHIEKQISLTGGNRASVLSQMNPEDSVLIENIWHNAEAYHYMLLAQRQLRSGLLHSAVITALRLREYEDVLDVESLYALLALASCADRSFGTCSKAFIKLEALENIPELRRQQYEELAINIFSRYDPKDGKSKSVTCFTCETPVADCSTLCPNCGSHFPPCTASGQPLTNPTGAWQCGTCYHVANPLEITTRKTCPLCHTVIATKGAVEV, encoded by the exons ATGTTTATTTACTTGAGTAAAAAG atCGCCATTCCGAACAACACCCGGCTCAACTGCATAGCATGGAACAAGGAGCAGGGCTACGTGGCCGTTGGTGGCGAGGACGGCCTGCTGAAGGTGCTGAAACTGGAGCAGGCCACCGCCAGTACGGCCCAGTCGGGCAAGGCCCTTCAGCCGAGCAACCTGTCGATGAACCAAACGCTGGAGGGCCACAAGTCGTCGATTCACGTGGTCACCTGGAACGAATCGCAGCAGAAGCTGACCTCGTCGGACCGTGATGGGGTCATTATGGTGTGGATGATGTACAAGGGCTCGTGGTACGAGGAAATGACCAATGATCGGAAGAAATCAACCGTGAGGGGGATGGCGTGGACCAGTGACGGGCAGAAGATTTGTATTGTGTACGAGGATGGGACGGTTATTGTTG GATCGGTTGATGGCAATCGCATTTGGGGCAAAGAGCTTAAGAACGTTTCACTAACTGGAGTTCAGTGGAGTCCCGACGGAAGATTGCTTCTCTTCAGTATCAAAACAGGGGAGCTGCACCTGTACGACAACCAGGGAATATTTGTGATGAAACTGAACATTCAGTGCGTGTATTTGACCCCTTCGAAGAGCATTACGGTGGTTGGGCTGTGCTGGTACCACGATGCAGTATCGCCGAATCGCCCAGTTCTAGCTGTCTGCTATGAAAATGGTAAAATGCAGATTATGAGGAGCGAGAACGATGACAGTCCAGTAATTGTTGACACCAATATCCAAGCAATTTCTTGTATGTGGAACCACGATGGAAGTATCATTGCAGTTTGTGGCATGAAAACGAATCTTAACGATAAGGAAGTCAACCAAGTTCAGTTCTACACACCGTATGGAATT CACATCAGAACCCTCAAAATCCCGGGCAAAGAGATAACCTGCCTGTCCTGGGAGGGCAAATCCCTTCGGATCGCCCTCTCAGTTGATTCGTTCATCTATTTCGCCAACATCCGACCCGACTACACGTGGTGTTATTTCAACAAAACCGTGTGCTACCTGGAGGCCACCAAGGCCGAGGACACCAGCTTGATCACATTCTGGGACACCAACTCGAACCAGTGCTACTCGAAGCAGGTGGATCCCATCATCGGGATCGCCGCGACCGTGGACCACTGCGTGCTGGCCGTCGAGACCAAGATCAGCGCGAAGGAGTTTAGCTTTATGAGCGATAGCAAGAGTAAGGATTTTATGTACCAGCTGTTGGTGTGCAATTCTATCAGTACGACGGTGGATT CTAAATACGTTGATTTGAGACCCAACTTCATCGCGATGAACTCGACGCATGTGGTCGTTGCTTCAAAAGATCAATTTTTACTGTGGCATTATCATACCCCAAAA GGCGCCTCAACGCTGCACGGCAACGTCAAGGCCAAGAAGGACAAAAAGTACCACATCGACGACACGCCGGCGCTGGACGTGCTCAACGATCTGGACTCGAACGCCACCTATGACATCCCCTCGAAGACCGATGCGAGCCAGGATCCGATCTGCTGCATCGCCGTTTCCGAGAGTTTGTTGCTGATTGGGCGCGAGTCGGGGCTGATCCACGAGTACACCTTACCGCATTTGGTGCTGCGAAATCGACACTATCTGCAGATCAAGTGCTACAAGATGGCGATCAACTGTAACTCGTCGAAGGCGGCGCTGATCGACTGTAACGGGTTGTTGACGACGCTTTCGCTGAGGGAGGGCGAGTCGGACGAGCAGGCGGCGTTGGAGGGTCGAATTGAGAGGAAGGACGTTTGGGCGATTTGCTGGGCCAAGGATAATCCGCAGCTGCTGGCGATCATGGAGAAGACGCGGATGTATATTTTGAGGGGTGCGGATCCGGAAGAGCCGATCACGTGCTCGGGGTACATTTGCAACTTTGAGGATCTGGAGATAACGGGGGTGTTGCTGGATGAGATTATTAAGGGGGGAGCTACGCCGAACGTTAAGGAGCACATTTTGCAGTTGAGGGTGAAGTCGCTGCGGGACACGGAGGACTTGTTGGTTCACGTGGGGATTACGGAGGCGAAGCAGTTTATTGAGGATAACTCGCATCCGAGATTGTGGCGCCTGTTGGCGGAGGCTTCGGTGAAGAAGTTGGACCTGGATACGGCGGAGTCGGCGTTTGTAAGGTGTAGCAATTACCCCGGGATTCAGCTGATCAAACGGTTGAAGAACATTCAGGTGGAAGCGCTTCAGAAAGCGGAGATTTGCGCCTTTTTCGGAGAGTTTGACGAAGCGGAGAAGTTGTACATTGACGTTGATCGGCGAGATTTGGCGATAAGTTTGAGGCAATCGCTGTGCGATTGGTTTCGGACGGTTCAGCTGTACAAGATGGGGCCGGGAATCTCGGACCAGCAGATGGAGCACGCCTGGCGCGAGATCGGGAACCACTTCATGAACATGCGCGCTTGGGAGAGCGCCAAGGAATACTACGATAAGGCGCATCACGTTGAAGGCCTGATGGACACCTTGTACCATCTGGAGCAGTACGACGAGTTGGTCGGTTGTATGCATAAGCTACCGGAGAAGAGTCCGAACCTGGCCAAGTTGGGACAGATGTTGGCCACCGTCGGCATGTGCGAACAATCCGTTGCGGCTTATCTCAAGTTGGGAGACGTCAAGTCAGCCGTCTCAACGTGTATCGGACTCCGTCAGTGGGGACTAGCCGTTGAGCTCGCCCAAAAGTACAAAATGCCTCAAATAAGTGCCCTGCTAAGCAAGCATGCTGCTCACCTGCTCCAGGAGGGCAAACTCCCCGAAGCTATTGAACTTCAGAAGAAGGCAGGTCGCTTCCTGGACTCGGCCCGTCTTCTGGTCAAGATGGCCGAAAGCGAAACGGAGAAAAAGTCCGACTTTGTCCGAATCAAACAGCTGTACGTGCTGTCCGGGCTGCTCGCCGAGGAGCATATCGAGAAGCAGATTTCACTTACGGGAGGTAACCGAGCATCGGTTCTGTCCCAAATGAACCCGGAAGATTCGGTGCTGATCGAGAACATTTGGCACAACGCGGAAGCGTATCACTACATGTTGTTGGCGCAGCGGCAGCTCAGGTCGGGACTGCTGCACAGTGCGGTCATCACGGCGTTGAGGCTGCGGGAGTACGAGGATGTGCTGGACGTAGAGTCGTTGTACGCGCTGTTGGCGTTGGCGAGCTGTGCGGATCGGTCGTTTG GTACCTGCTCCAAGGCCTTCATCAAGCTGGAAGCGCTCGAGAACATCCCCGAGCTGCGCCGTCAGCAGTACGAGGAGCTGGCGATCAACATCTTCTCGC
- the LOC6045698 gene encoding protein yippee-like CG15309 isoform X2, producing the protein MVKTFQAYLPPTNRTYSCVHCRAHLASHDELISKSFQGSQGRAYLFNSVVNVACGQAEERVLLTGLHAVADIYCECCKTPLGWKYEHAFESSQKYKEGKYIIELAHMIKENGWD; encoded by the exons ATGGTGAAAACGTTCCAAGCCTACCTGCCGCCAACGAACCGAACGTATTCCTGTGTCCACTGCCGGGCCCATCTAGCTAGTCACGATGAGCTAATATCGAAATCGTTCCAGGGAAGCCAGGGCCGGGCGTATCTCTTCAACTCGGT GGTCAACGTCGCTTGTGGCCAGGCCGAAGAACGCGTCCTGCTGACTGGTCTCCACGCGGTAGCCGACATCTACTGCGAATGCTGTAAAACGCCCTTAGGGTGGAAATAT gAGCACGCCTTCGAGTCCAGCCAAAAGTACAAGGAGGGCAAGTACATCATAGAGCTCGCCCACATGATCAAGGAAAACGGCTGGGATTGA